The Gloeomargarita sp. SKYB120 genome contains a region encoding:
- the moaC gene encoding cyclic pyranopterin monophosphate synthase MoaC produces MFSHLHARQQPQMVDVSGKPITERRAVAQAIVKLPAPFLAYVQNSDLLLAKGPVLQTAIIAGTMAVKKTADMIPFCHPLPIASCRFETDICTQAQGVEIRLRCEVKTTSQTGVEMESLHGVSIAALTVYDMCKSVSQEIVIQELKLLAKSGGKQTLGQYPLYGLVLTGGKSQRMGQDKALLSYHGKPHAQYLYELLQTCCERVFLSARPGQWHGTPLAELPTLTDALPSDGPMSGLLTAFRTYPRVNWLVVACDLPYLNRDNLAPLIAHYREDVVATCYRHPQAHFPEALCAIYTPQALAVFEQAYHQGERCPVRILSRSPCHLLDPPDAQTTTNINTPEEYAHVCAQTR; encoded by the coding sequence ATGTTTTCGCATTTACACGCGCGTCAGCAGCCGCAGATGGTGGATGTGAGTGGCAAACCAATCACGGAGCGCCGCGCTGTGGCTCAAGCGATTGTGAAACTGCCAGCCCCCTTTCTGGCCTATGTCCAAAACAGTGACCTTCTATTAGCGAAAGGCCCCGTTTTACAAACAGCCATCATTGCCGGGACAATGGCGGTGAAAAAAACAGCCGACATGATTCCCTTTTGTCATCCCTTGCCCATTGCCAGTTGCCGTTTTGAGACCGACATTTGCACCCAGGCGCAGGGCGTTGAAATTCGTTTGCGCTGTGAAGTGAAAACCACCAGTCAAACCGGTGTAGAAATGGAAAGTTTACACGGGGTAAGCATAGCGGCCTTAACCGTCTATGACATGTGCAAATCGGTGAGCCAGGAAATTGTGATTCAAGAACTTAAATTACTGGCTAAAAGTGGTGGCAAGCAAACCCTGGGACAATATCCCCTGTATGGATTGGTGCTCACCGGCGGCAAGAGTCAACGCATGGGCCAGGACAAAGCACTGCTGAGTTATCACGGCAAGCCCCACGCTCAATATCTCTACGAATTGCTGCAAACCTGTTGTGAGCGGGTCTTTTTATCCGCGCGACCAGGGCAATGGCACGGCACCCCCTTGGCGGAACTTCCCACCCTGACGGATGCCCTGCCAAGCGACGGTCCCATGAGTGGTTTACTGACCGCGTTTCGAACGTATCCCCGGGTGAATTGGCTGGTGGTCGCCTGTGATTTGCCCTATCTAAACCGGGACAATTTGGCGCCCCTGATTGCCCATTACCGCGAAGATGTGGTAGCTACTTGCTATCGCCATCCCCAGGCCCATTTTCCCGAAGCGTTGTGCGCGATTTACACACCCCAGGCCCTAGCGGTTTTTGAGCAGGCGTATCACCAGGGAGAACGTTGTCCGGTGCGTATTCTGTCCCGATCCCCCTGCCACCTGCTTGACCCACCCGATGCTCAAACCACCACCAACATCAATACACCCGAAGAATACGCCCATGTCTGCGCTCAAACCCGTTAA
- a CDS encoding MoaD/ThiS family protein has translation MSALKPVKLTYFAVLAEQAGLAEEVRWTTATNASQLYQELQATYGFTLPLSHVKVAINDELVALEQPLQAHDHVVFIPPVAGG, from the coding sequence ATGTCTGCGCTCAAACCCGTTAAATTGACCTATTTTGCTGTCCTAGCCGAGCAGGCGGGTCTTGCTGAGGAAGTGCGCTGGACAACCGCAACCAATGCCAGCCAACTCTACCAGGAACTCCAAGCAACCTACGGTTTTACCCTGCCCCTTTCGCATGTCAAAGTAGCTATCAATGACGAACTGGTAGCGCTCGAACAACCCCTGCAAGCCCATGACCACGTTGTGTTTATTCCGCCGGTTGCTGGTGGGTAG
- a CDS encoding molybdenum cofactor biosynthesis protein MoaE gives MEQRCWFSLTEQPIDPEQLTSLLVNPAAGACVTFAGWVRNHHSGKVVTALTYQVYPELAIKEGERILQEALANFALCGAVACHRYGSLQVGDVAVWVGATAAHRRAAFQGAMYIIDEIKRRLPIWKKEHYADGSAIWVNCCSLTTHQQPAE, from the coding sequence ATGGAACAACGCTGCTGGTTTAGTCTGACGGAGCAGCCCATTGACCCGGAGCAGTTGACATCGTTACTGGTCAATCCGGCGGCTGGAGCTTGTGTGACGTTTGCTGGGTGGGTGCGCAATCACCACAGCGGGAAGGTGGTCACGGCGCTGACGTACCAGGTTTACCCCGAATTGGCCATCAAAGAAGGGGAACGGATTTTGCAAGAAGCGCTTGCGAATTTTGCCCTGTGTGGCGCGGTCGCCTGTCATCGTTACGGTTCCCTGCAGGTGGGCGATGTAGCGGTGTGGGTAGGAGCAACGGCGGCGCACCGGCGCGCAGCATTTCAAGGGGCCATGTACATCATTGACGAAATCAAGCGCCGTTTGCCGATTTGGAAAAAGGAACACTACGCCGATGGTTCAGCTATTTGGGTGAATTGTTGCAGTCTCACTACCCACCAGCAACCGGCGGAATAA
- a CDS encoding ferredoxin--nitrite reductase — protein sequence MSNKFEAIKREKDGLKVKEEIAAFARMGWEQIPKDDLEVRLKWLGVFFRPVTPGRFMLRLRLPNGIATSAQLRTLAHIINRYGDEGSADITTRQNLQLRGIVIEDLPAILEALENCGLTSVQSGMDNIRNLTGSPTAGIDASELIDTRPLLYALQALFTNHGQGNPEFTNLPRKFNIAIEGTRDNSVHAEINDLAFVPAEREGVLGFNVLVGGFFSAKRCDAAIPLNAWVPPDAAVIELSRAVVEIFRDHGLRDNRQKARLRWLIDAWGIERFREAVQAKLSFPLLTAAPTDLIDWDKRDHIGVYPQKQAGFYYVGLHVPVGRLQASDLFELARLAEVYGQGEVRFTVEQNALIPHIPESKLAAFLEEPLLQKFSINPAPLQRAVVSCTGAQFCSFAVIETKQRAIALAKLLDAQLELPRPVRIHWTGCPNSCGQPQVADIGLLGTKARKDGQMVDAVDLYLGGKVGKDARLGTCVRKGIPCDELPEVLTELLVTQFGARPRSPTAMPPSPQILMTHS from the coding sequence ATGAGCAACAAATTTGAAGCCATCAAGCGCGAAAAAGACGGTCTCAAGGTCAAGGAGGAAATTGCAGCATTTGCCCGGATGGGTTGGGAGCAAATTCCGAAAGATGACCTGGAGGTGCGGCTGAAGTGGTTGGGGGTGTTTTTTCGACCGGTGACGCCAGGGCGATTTATGCTGCGGTTGCGCCTGCCCAACGGCATTGCTACCAGTGCACAACTGCGTACCTTGGCCCACATCATTAACCGTTATGGCGATGAAGGAAGCGCCGATATTACAACGCGACAAAACCTGCAATTGCGGGGGATTGTGATTGAAGATTTACCAGCCATTCTCGAGGCGTTAGAAAACTGTGGCTTGACATCCGTGCAATCAGGGATGGATAACATTCGCAATTTGACTGGTTCGCCCACGGCTGGTATCGATGCCAGTGAATTAATTGATACCCGTCCCCTGCTGTATGCCTTACAAGCCCTATTTACCAATCATGGTCAAGGCAATCCGGAATTTACGAATCTCCCCCGTAAATTCAATATCGCCATCGAAGGCACCAGGGATAATTCGGTGCATGCAGAAATTAACGACCTGGCTTTTGTGCCAGCGGAACGGGAAGGGGTTTTGGGATTCAACGTGCTGGTGGGGGGATTTTTCTCGGCCAAGCGCTGTGACGCTGCCATTCCCCTGAACGCCTGGGTGCCGCCGGACGCAGCAGTGATTGAACTCTCGCGCGCGGTGGTGGAAATTTTCCGGGACCACGGGTTACGCGACAACCGCCAAAAAGCTCGCTTGCGCTGGTTGATTGACGCCTGGGGCATTGAGCGGTTTCGGGAAGCGGTGCAGGCCAAACTGTCATTTCCTTTATTAACCGCAGCGCCTACCGACTTGATTGACTGGGACAAGCGGGACCACATTGGCGTTTATCCCCAAAAACAAGCGGGGTTCTATTACGTGGGACTGCACGTGCCGGTGGGTCGCTTGCAAGCGAGTGACTTGTTTGAGCTCGCCCGTTTAGCCGAAGTTTATGGTCAAGGGGAGGTGCGGTTTACGGTGGAGCAAAATGCACTGATTCCCCACATTCCCGAGAGCAAGCTGGCGGCTTTTTTAGAGGAGCCGTTGTTGCAGAAGTTTTCTATCAATCCAGCTCCCCTGCAGCGGGCGGTGGTGTCCTGTACAGGCGCGCAATTTTGCAGCTTCGCCGTTATCGAGACCAAGCAACGGGCGATAGCGCTGGCAAAACTGCTGGATGCTCAACTGGAGTTGCCCCGCCCAGTGCGCATTCACTGGACCGGTTGCCCTAACTCCTGTGGTCAACCGCAGGTGGCGGACATTGGTTTGCTGGGCACCAAGGCCAGAAAGGACGGCCAGATGGTGGATGCCGTGGACTTGTACCTAGGGGGCAAGGTGGGCAAGGACGCGCGCTTGGGCACCTGTGTGCGCAAGGGCATCCCCTGCGATGAGTTGCCAGAGGTGCTCACGGAGTTGCTGGTTACCCAGTTTGGCGCGCGCCCCCGTTCACCGACAGCGATGCCGCCATCACCCCAAATTTTGATGACCCATTCCTAG
- a CDS encoding ABC transporter substrate-binding protein: MMHKLSRRQFLITSGLTAATTVLVHGCGNPTTSGGNNPQPGPVASTETPEVTTAKLGFIALTDAAPVIIAKEKGFFAKYGMPDVQVVKQASWGVTRDNLVLGSEGGGIDGAHILTPMPYLISAGVVTGGKKVPIYILARLNLNGQGIGIANAYRDLRVGIDAKPLKAAFAKKRAQGQEVKVAVTFPGGTHDMWMRYWLAAAGIDPTKEVSVIVVPPPQMVANVKTGTMEAFCVGEPWPLQAVNQKVAYNAATTGELWKNHPEKSLAMRADWVDKHPKAAKALLMAVMEAQQWCDQDENKEEMCRILAKRDWLKAPYEDIIDRSLGKFDLGNGRTFASKDLMMKYWRDFASYPFPSHELWFLTENIRWGYFPADTDTKALIKAVNREDLWREAAKALGVPNDQIPPSTSRGVETFFDGVAFDPDNPKGYLQALKIKAIKEA, encoded by the coding sequence ATGATGCACAAACTTTCTCGCCGACAATTTCTCATCACTTCGGGCCTGACAGCCGCCACAACGGTACTGGTGCATGGGTGTGGCAACCCCACGACTTCTGGGGGTAATAACCCGCAACCCGGGCCGGTTGCTTCCACGGAAACGCCAGAAGTGACAACAGCCAAGCTGGGGTTTATTGCCCTGACGGATGCGGCCCCCGTCATCATCGCCAAGGAAAAAGGCTTTTTCGCCAAGTACGGGATGCCGGATGTGCAGGTGGTGAAACAAGCGTCCTGGGGCGTCACCCGCGATAATTTGGTGCTGGGTTCCGAAGGCGGCGGCATTGACGGGGCGCACATTCTGACACCCATGCCCTATCTCATCAGCGCTGGGGTGGTCACCGGCGGTAAAAAAGTCCCTATTTACATCCTGGCGCGGTTGAACCTGAACGGTCAGGGGATTGGCATCGCCAATGCCTACCGGGATTTGCGGGTGGGGATTGACGCCAAACCCCTGAAGGCGGCCTTTGCCAAGAAACGCGCCCAGGGCCAGGAGGTGAAAGTGGCGGTGACCTTTCCAGGCGGCACCCATGATATGTGGATGCGCTACTGGTTAGCGGCTGCTGGTATTGACCCCACCAAAGAAGTTTCGGTGATTGTGGTGCCCCCGCCCCAGATGGTGGCCAATGTCAAGACGGGCACGATGGAGGCGTTTTGCGTGGGCGAACCCTGGCCGTTGCAGGCGGTGAATCAAAAAGTCGCTTACAACGCTGCCACCACGGGGGAATTGTGGAAAAACCACCCCGAAAAAAGCCTGGCGATGCGCGCCGATTGGGTGGATAAGCATCCCAAAGCGGCCAAAGCCCTGTTGATGGCGGTGATGGAGGCCCAACAGTGGTGCGACCAGGACGAAAACAAGGAAGAAATGTGCCGTATCTTGGCGAAGCGCGACTGGCTCAAAGCCCCCTACGAGGACATCATTGACCGTTCCTTGGGCAAGTTTGACCTGGGCAACGGCCGCACGTTTGCAAGTAAAGACCTGATGATGAAATACTGGCGCGATTTTGCGTCCTATCCGTTCCCGAGCCACGAGTTGTGGTTTTTGACGGAAAACATCCGGTGGGGCTATTTCCCTGCGGATACAGATACCAAGGCGCTTATCAAGGCGGTCAACCGGGAAGACCTGTGGCGAGAAGCAGCGAAAGCACTTGGGGTGCCGAACGACCAAATCCCCCCATCCACATCACGCGGGGTGGAAACCTTTTTCGATGGGGTGGCGTTTGACCCCGACAATCCCAAGGGTTATCTCCAGGCGTTGAAAATCAAAGCCATTAAGGAGGCGTAG
- the ntrB gene encoding nitrate ABC transporter permease yields the protein MASRMLVQQRRAPVWMQHPLVRKVGLGFVGVLLFLLVWQLLVLLGLLKLPAPTQVFADTRELILHPFYRGTGNDAGIGWQILFSLRRVALGFSFAAIVGVAIGMVIGASPLLYDAFDPILQVLRPVPPLAWLPISLAAFKDNEPAAVFVIFITAVWPIIINTVVGVQQIPRDYRNVARVLRLSKWDYFWHVMVPATVPYVFTGLRIGIGLSWLAIVAAEMLIGGVGIGFFIWDAWNSSLISEIVIALFYVGLVGLVLDRCVAYLGKFITKGSEV from the coding sequence ATGGCGAGTCGGATGCTAGTGCAGCAACGGCGTGCCCCGGTGTGGATGCAACATCCCTTGGTGCGCAAGGTGGGCTTGGGATTCGTGGGCGTGCTGCTTTTTCTCCTGGTCTGGCAACTGCTGGTGCTCCTGGGACTGCTGAAGTTACCGGCGCCCACGCAGGTGTTTGCCGATACGCGCGAACTGATTTTGCACCCTTTCTATCGCGGTACGGGCAACGATGCTGGCATTGGCTGGCAAATCCTGTTTAGCTTGCGGCGGGTGGCGCTGGGGTTTTCGTTCGCGGCCATCGTGGGGGTCGCCATTGGCATGGTGATTGGGGCCAGTCCCCTGCTCTACGACGCTTTTGACCCAATTTTGCAGGTGTTGCGCCCGGTGCCCCCCTTGGCCTGGTTGCCGATTTCCCTGGCGGCGTTCAAGGACAATGAACCGGCGGCGGTGTTCGTGATTTTCATCACGGCGGTCTGGCCCATCATCATCAACACGGTGGTGGGGGTGCAACAAATTCCCAGGGACTACCGCAATGTCGCCCGCGTCTTGCGCTTATCGAAGTGGGATTACTTCTGGCATGTGATGGTGCCGGCAACCGTGCCCTATGTGTTTACGGGGTTGCGGATTGGCATCGGGCTGTCGTGGCTGGCGATTGTGGCGGCGGAAATGTTGATTGGTGGGGTGGGCATCGGCTTTTTCATCTGGGATGCCTGGAATAGCTCGCTGATTAGTGAAATCGTGATTGCCCTGTTCTACGTCGGTCTGGTGGGGCTGGTGCTAGACCGCTGTGTGGCCTATCTGGGCAAGTTCATCACCAAGGGAAGCGAGGTCTAG
- a CDS encoding nitrate ABC transporter ATP-binding protein (This model describes the ATP binding subunits of ATP-binding cassette (ABC) transporters for nitrate transport, or for bicarbonate transport, in bacteria and archaea.) — MAKPLIEIDHVDMVFTLPDGQRYPALKDIHLEIHEGEFVALLGHSGCGKSTLLNMVAGFLRPTAGGVVLRGRQVTEPGPDRMVVFQNYSLLPWKTVYDNVALAVRAVFPRLSKAAQHQRIQTALEQVHLWGAQHKYPAQLSGGMQQRVAIARALAITPQVLLLDEPFGALDALTRGSLQEELMAVCQTVGMTCLMVTHDVDEALLLADRVVLLTNGPNARIGQILKVPFPRPRSRHEVVHHPSYYTLRQQVVDFLQQQRRRRAVAVRSAAGTGTRKVAVGFLPLTDCAPLVVAQAEGIFAEYGLEVDLCQENSWADLAEGVLSGRLQAAQMLAPLPLALAVGCQDQPPQPALKVPLVLSRNGNGITVSRALYEQGVTDVAACKDYIARTGERLVLGVVHPASMHNLWLRYALASAGMDPDQDVELVVAPPAQMVYYLEAGHLHGFCVGQPWNTYAERRGLGKCISTSLDWWAGHPEKVLAVHRGWANAHPDLEVALVKALMRAGERCDIPKQRPAIAELLSRPEYLHLEPDLIRPGFAEPLATESHYPRLHQFAVGQASSPLPAEGVWMLTQLARWGLTPLPQNWWEVVHTVYALDVFIQAAQALGRPDTIPERRQFALADGVLFDADNPLAYLEQFPIRRAIDYRTVCLVEREESPCVP; from the coding sequence ATGGCCAAGCCGCTGATTGAAATTGACCACGTGGACATGGTGTTTACGTTGCCGGATGGCCAGCGTTACCCCGCGCTCAAGGACATTCACTTGGAAATTCACGAGGGGGAATTCGTGGCACTGCTGGGACACTCCGGTTGCGGCAAATCCACGCTGCTCAATATGGTGGCGGGTTTTCTGCGGCCCACTGCCGGCGGGGTGGTGCTGAGAGGTCGCCAGGTGACGGAACCAGGACCCGACCGGATGGTGGTGTTTCAAAACTACTCGCTGCTGCCCTGGAAAACGGTTTACGACAACGTGGCGCTGGCGGTCCGTGCAGTGTTTCCCCGGTTGAGCAAAGCAGCGCAACACCAGCGCATCCAAACGGCCCTGGAGCAGGTACATCTGTGGGGCGCTCAGCACAAGTACCCGGCCCAACTTTCGGGGGGGATGCAACAACGGGTAGCGATTGCGCGGGCGCTTGCCATCACGCCCCAGGTGCTGTTGCTGGATGAGCCGTTTGGCGCATTGGACGCTCTGACGCGGGGGAGCTTGCAGGAGGAACTGATGGCGGTGTGTCAAACCGTGGGCATGACCTGTTTGATGGTGACCCACGATGTGGACGAAGCGCTGCTGCTGGCGGACCGGGTGGTGCTGTTGACCAATGGCCCCAACGCCCGCATTGGCCAGATACTGAAGGTGCCGTTTCCCCGCCCCCGCAGCCGGCATGAGGTGGTGCATCACCCCAGTTACTACACGTTGCGGCAACAGGTGGTGGACTTTTTGCAGCAACAACGCCGGCGTCGGGCGGTAGCGGTGCGTTCTGCGGCTGGGACGGGAACGCGGAAGGTAGCGGTGGGATTTTTGCCCTTGACGGACTGCGCGCCCCTGGTGGTGGCCCAAGCGGAGGGCATCTTCGCCGAGTACGGTCTGGAGGTAGACCTGTGCCAGGAAAACAGTTGGGCGGATTTGGCCGAGGGGGTGCTGTCGGGACGGTTGCAGGCGGCGCAGATGTTGGCCCCGTTGCCCTTGGCGCTGGCCGTTGGCTGTCAAGACCAACCCCCGCAACCGGCGCTCAAGGTTCCCCTGGTGCTCAGCCGCAATGGCAATGGCATCACGGTCAGTCGCGCGCTGTATGAACAAGGGGTGACGGATGTGGCCGCCTGCAAGGACTACATCGCCCGCACAGGTGAGCGCCTGGTGTTGGGGGTGGTGCATCCGGCGTCCATGCATAACCTATGGTTGCGGTATGCCCTGGCCAGTGCAGGGATGGACCCGGACCAGGATGTGGAACTGGTGGTAGCGCCGCCAGCGCAGATGGTCTATTACCTGGAGGCGGGGCATCTGCATGGGTTTTGCGTGGGGCAACCCTGGAACACCTACGCCGAACGCCGGGGCCTAGGCAAGTGCATCAGCACCAGTCTGGATTGGTGGGCCGGTCACCCGGAAAAAGTCCTGGCTGTCCATCGCGGCTGGGCCAATGCCCACCCCGATTTGGAAGTGGCCCTGGTGAAAGCCCTGATGCGGGCGGGTGAACGTTGCGACATTCCCAAACAACGCCCGGCCATTGCCGAGCTGCTCAGTCGCCCGGAGTACTTGCATCTGGAACCTGACCTGATTCGTCCGGGCTTTGCCGAACCCCTGGCGACCGAATCCCACTATCCCCGGCTGCACCAGTTTGCGGTTGGCCAGGCCAGTAGCCCCTTGCCCGCCGAAGGGGTTTGGATGTTGACCCAGTTGGCCCGCTGGGGATTGACGCCGCTGCCCCAAAACTGGTGGGAGGTGGTGCATACCGTCTATGCACTCGACGTGTTTATCCAAGCGGCGCAAGCGTTGGGCCGTCCCGATACGATTCCGGAGCGGCGGCAATTTGCCCTGGCCGATGGGGTGCTGTTCGATGCCGATAACCCCTTGGCCTACCTGGAGCAGTTCCCCATCCGCCGCGCCATTGACTATCGCACGGTTTGTCTAGTTGAACGGGAGGAATCTCCATGCGTACCCTAG
- a CDS encoding nitrate ABC transporter ATP-binding protein (This model describes the ATP binding subunits of ATP-binding cassette (ABC) transporters for nitrate transport, or for bicarbonate transport, in bacteria and archaea.), with protein MRTLVAPTTATHLRLENVTKAYGKHTVLTNVDLEIKTGEFVCVVGHSGCGKTTLLNLVAGFTQPSSGCVRLNDRPITQPGPDRMVVFQNYSLLPWLTAYQNVDLAVKAVFPQLSPGQRRRMVYEHLELVGLQDAAHKYPAQLSGGMKQRVAIARALAVRPEVLLLDEPFGALDAITKEELQDQLLHIWRRHQATVLMITHDIDEALYLSDRLVLMTNGPAATIGEILEIPFTRPRHRQRLQNDPHYYRLRNHILEFLYERFAHHE; from the coding sequence ATGCGTACCCTAGTTGCGCCCACCACGGCAACCCATCTCCGTCTGGAAAACGTCACCAAAGCCTACGGCAAGCACACGGTCTTGACCAACGTTGACCTGGAGATTAAAACCGGGGAGTTTGTCTGTGTAGTGGGCCATTCCGGCTGCGGCAAGACCACCCTGCTCAACCTAGTGGCCGGATTTACCCAGCCCAGTAGCGGGTGTGTGCGTTTGAACGACCGCCCCATTACGCAACCTGGCCCTGACCGCATGGTGGTGTTTCAGAACTATTCCCTGTTGCCCTGGCTGACGGCCTACCAAAACGTTGACCTGGCGGTGAAAGCTGTTTTTCCCCAGCTCTCCCCTGGCCAGCGGCGGCGCATGGTCTATGAGCACCTGGAGCTGGTGGGACTGCAGGACGCAGCGCACAAGTATCCGGCGCAACTGTCCGGGGGCATGAAACAGCGGGTGGCGATTGCGCGGGCGCTAGCCGTCCGTCCCGAAGTGTTGCTGCTGGATGAACCCTTTGGGGCGCTGGATGCCATCACCAAAGAGGAATTGCAAGACCAACTGTTGCACATCTGGCGTCGCCATCAGGCCACCGTGCTGATGATTACCCACGACATTGATGAAGCTTTATACCTGAGCGACCGGCTGGTGCTGATGACCAATGGGCCGGCGGCCACCATCGGCGAAATCCTGGAGATTCCTTTTACCCGTCCCCGCCATCGCCAGCGCCTGCAAAACGACCCCCACTATTACCGCCTGCGCAACCACATCCTGGAATTTCTCTACGAGCGCTTTGCGCACCATGAGTGA